Proteins from one Ktedonobacterales bacterium genomic window:
- the obgE gene encoding GTPase ObgE produces the protein MQFYDRAKIFVKAGDGGSGSAHFRREKYVPYGGPDGGDGGRGGSVYLQSDTSLNTLVDYHYRQHHRAGSGGNGFKQRSHGAKGEDVVLRVPAGTVVRKADSGELLADLVAANQRVMVARGGRGGLGNVHFATATHQVPREAQKGEPGEESWLTLELKLIADVGLVGFPNAGKSTLLSVVSAARPKIADYPFTTLTPNLGVVVIGEPGSRDELSFVLADIPGLIEGAAQGAGLGHEFLRHVERTRLLLHLLDGASLERDPWEGFQAINRELAAYSEALAARPQIVVLNKIDVPEAQARWAVLQQQAEQANLPVFAISAATRQGVNELLYFTANRLRELQAEARAEAERSPTPAGPVLRPEPEDAFTVSREQHVFVVRGKRAERAVVMTDQESEEGMARLENTLQRMGVTRALEEAGVQPGDTVRFGKVELIWGE, from the coding sequence ATGCAATTCTATGACCGCGCAAAAATCTTCGTAAAAGCCGGAGATGGCGGCAGCGGCTCTGCCCATTTTCGGCGCGAAAAATACGTCCCCTATGGCGGACCAGATGGCGGCGATGGTGGCCGGGGCGGCAGCGTCTACCTCCAAAGCGACACCAGCCTCAACACCCTGGTAGACTATCACTACCGCCAGCATCACCGCGCCGGGAGCGGGGGCAACGGCTTCAAGCAGCGTTCCCACGGGGCTAAAGGCGAAGACGTTGTGCTGCGCGTGCCTGCGGGTACCGTCGTCCGCAAGGCCGATTCCGGCGAATTGCTGGCCGATCTGGTCGCTGCCAACCAGCGCGTCATGGTGGCGCGCGGCGGGCGCGGCGGGCTGGGCAACGTTCACTTCGCCACCGCAACCCATCAGGTTCCGCGCGAAGCGCAAAAAGGCGAGCCGGGCGAAGAAAGCTGGCTGACCCTGGAACTCAAGCTGATCGCCGATGTCGGCCTGGTCGGCTTCCCCAACGCCGGGAAATCCACCCTGCTCTCAGTCGTCAGCGCCGCCCGCCCCAAGATCGCCGATTACCCGTTCACCACCCTGACCCCCAACCTTGGCGTCGTAGTAATTGGCGAACCCGGCTCCAGAGATGAGCTAAGCTTTGTGCTGGCTGACATCCCTGGCCTGATCGAAGGCGCCGCCCAGGGGGCCGGGCTGGGTCATGAGTTCCTGCGCCACGTCGAGCGCACGCGCCTGCTGCTGCACTTGCTGGATGGCGCATCGCTGGAGCGCGACCCCTGGGAGGGTTTCCAGGCTATCAACCGGGAACTGGCGGCCTACAGCGAGGCGCTGGCCGCGCGGCCCCAGATCGTCGTCTTGAACAAGATCGACGTGCCAGAGGCCCAGGCGCGCTGGGCAGTCCTCCAGCAGCAGGCCGAGCAGGCCAATCTGCCGGTGTTCGCCATCTCAGCCGCTACGCGCCAGGGAGTCAACGAACTGCTCTACTTCACTGCCAACCGCCTGCGCGAACTGCAAGCCGAGGCGCGCGCCGAGGCCGAGCGTTCCCCAACGCCTGCCGGGCCGGTCCTGCGCCCAGAACCTGAAGATGCTTTTACCGTGAGCCGCGAACAGCACGTATTTGTGGTGCGTGGCAAGCGTGCCGAGCGCGCGGTGGTCATGACCGACCAGGAGAGCGAGGAAGGCATGGCCCGCCTGGAAAACACGCTCCAGCGCATGGGTGTCACCAGGGCGCTTG
- a CDS encoding DUF2085 domain-containing protein, which produces MTTPSMEAAERETAQMAAEEPSSGPPTWLIIGSAGALVALAAVMVFWPGATLLDRLRALDGGICAQLPTHSFYPDGQRLPLCARNTGIYLGYTIAFVTLFLTGRGRAAQFPRWPLALVMFICIAALGIDGLNSLFLDLRLPHLYQPHNLIRLTTGLLTGASMACFLMPVTNSVLWKEMGEQRSVDSWWQLLRLLPILALAFLAVGTQAAIFLYPVAILSSFGVITALCLINLTVIVAVSGKACLLNTYRQLFPFFSAAFLMAVGELVGLFYLNHWLLQQVTA; this is translated from the coding sequence ATGACAACACCGTCAATGGAAGCCGCAGAAAGAGAAACCGCGCAGATGGCGGCGGAAGAGCCGTCTTCTGGCCCGCCAACCTGGCTCATCATCGGCTCGGCAGGCGCTCTGGTGGCGCTGGCAGCCGTCATGGTCTTCTGGCCGGGGGCCACTCTGCTCGACCGCTTGCGCGCCTTGGATGGAGGCATCTGCGCCCAGCTTCCCACTCACTCCTTCTATCCCGACGGCCAGCGCCTGCCGCTGTGCGCCCGCAACACCGGCATCTATCTGGGCTATACGATTGCCTTTGTAACCCTCTTTCTGACCGGACGTGGACGCGCCGCCCAATTTCCTCGCTGGCCGCTGGCGCTGGTCATGTTCATCTGTATCGCCGCGCTTGGTATTGATGGCTTGAACTCGCTCTTTCTCGATCTGCGCCTGCCACATCTCTATCAGCCACATAACCTGATCCGCCTCACCACCGGGCTGCTGACCGGCGCTTCTATGGCCTGTTTCCTGATGCCCGTCACCAACTCCGTTCTCTGGAAAGAGATGGGCGAACAGCGCAGCGTAGACTCCTGGTGGCAGCTTCTGCGCCTGCTGCCGATCCTGGCGCTGGCGTTTCTGGCAGTCGGGACACAGGCGGCAATCTTCCTGTATCCCGTAGCAATTCTGAGTTCATTCGGCGTAATAACGGCACTCTGCCTGATCAATCTCACTGTTATTGTCGCTGTCTCTGGCAAAGCCTGCTTGCTGAACACCTATCGCCAGCTCTTCCCATTTTTCTCGGCTGCCTTCTTGATGGCGGTTGGAGAACTGGTAGGACTCTTCTACCTGAACCACTGGCTGCTGCAACAGGTAACTGCCTGA
- a CDS encoding cytochrome c biogenesis protein CcdA, which yields MNTSITFAIAFSAGLASFLSPCVLPLAPIYLAQLVGPSVIQSTEQRTPSMRLYTFLHALLFVLGFSLAFIALGATASVIGHFLKDHQILFRQVGGIILVILGIHLAGLWRLPFLYREARFHYRISRPGFPASFLMGVIFSIGWTPCVGVILGSILLLAGASQTLQTGIALLAVYSLGLGLPFLAMGLAANMVSGWLKRLKPHLGKIEIATGALLVVVGIAMFLGLINYLPQYFNFLPVSG from the coding sequence ATGAACACCTCAATCACCTTTGCCATCGCTTTTAGCGCGGGGCTGGCCTCGTTCCTCTCTCCGTGTGTCTTGCCCCTCGCGCCTATTTATCTGGCGCAGCTCGTCGGGCCAAGCGTCATCCAGTCCACTGAGCAGCGCACCCCCTCCATGCGCCTGTATACGTTTCTGCACGCCCTCCTCTTTGTCCTGGGCTTCTCGCTGGCCTTCATCGCGCTGGGAGCGACGGCCAGTGTGATCGGACATTTCCTCAAGGATCACCAGATCTTATTCCGCCAGGTCGGCGGCATCATCCTCGTGATCCTGGGGATACACCTCGCCGGTCTGTGGCGGCTCCCGTTTTTGTACCGCGAGGCCCGCTTTCACTACCGCATCAGCCGACCAGGCTTCCCTGCCTCCTTCTTAATGGGCGTGATCTTCTCCATCGGCTGGACGCCCTGTGTCGGCGTCATTTTGGGCAGCATCTTGCTCCTGGCGGGCGCCAGCCAGACCTTACAAACCGGCATAGCCCTGCTGGCAGTCTATTCGCTCGGCCTGGGGCTGCCTTTCCTGGCAATGGGCCTGGCCGCCAACATGGTCTCAGGCTGGCTCAAACGCCTCAAGCCCCATCTGGGGAAGATCGAGATTGCTACAGGGGCGCTGCTGGTCGTGGTCGGTATAGCCATGTTCCTTGGACTGATCAATTATCTGCCCCAATATTTCAATTTCCTCCCCGTCAGCGGTTAA
- a CDS encoding ABC transporter ATP-binding protein gives MASISQFPQSSADHLNGAIDPQAAIVTQGLVRAFGPKIAVNALNLTVQRGEFFGFLGPNGAGKSTTIKLMVGLLRPTAGRVWVGGVDVWRDPLAARRLMGVLPEQLNLYDRLSGREFLTFAGHMYGLDKGEISRRSEDLLTILTLASDADKLIVDYSVGMRKKIALAAALIHRPQVLFLDEPFEGIDPISSRIIRNILRDLTGAGVTIFFSSHIMEVVERLCSRVGIINQGSLVAEGTLQELRERGARDGQTQEAATLEDIFLQVVGARQEGGNLSWLE, from the coding sequence ATGGCTTCAATTTCGCAATTTCCCCAGTCCTCTGCCGACCACTTGAACGGCGCAATTGACCCCCAGGCGGCAATTGTAACGCAGGGGCTGGTCCGCGCCTTCGGCCCCAAGATTGCTGTCAATGCTCTCAACTTGACCGTACAGCGGGGAGAGTTTTTTGGTTTCCTTGGCCCCAACGGCGCAGGAAAGTCCACCACCATCAAATTGATGGTCGGGTTGCTGCGCCCAACAGCGGGCCGCGTCTGGGTCGGCGGCGTTGATGTCTGGCGCGATCCCCTGGCGGCGCGCAGGCTGATGGGCGTTTTGCCAGAGCAACTGAATCTGTATGATCGCCTGAGCGGGCGCGAATTCCTGACCTTCGCCGGGCATATGTACGGATTGGACAAGGGAGAAATCAGCCGCCGCTCGGAAGATTTGCTCACGATCCTGACGCTGGCAAGCGACGCCGATAAATTGATCGTGGATTACTCGGTGGGCATGCGCAAGAAGATCGCGCTGGCCGCTGCCCTCATCCATCGCCCGCAGGTTCTTTTTCTGGATGAGCCGTTTGAGGGCATTGACCCGATCAGTTCACGCATCATCCGCAATATTCTGCGCGACCTCACGGGCGCGGGCGTCACTATCTTCTTCTCTTCCCATATCATGGAAGTGGTCGAGCGCCTGTGCAGCCGGGTAGGCATCATCAATCAAGGCAGCCTCGTCGCCGAAGGCACATTGCAGGAACTACGCGAGCGCGGCGCGCGCGACGGACAGACCCAGGAAGCCGCGACGCTCGAAGATATTTTCCTCCAGGTGGTGGGCGCGCGCCAGGAAGGGGGAAACCTCAGTTGGCTGGAGTAG
- a CDS encoding transposase yields the protein MMRTVQCACTLPRAEADALNAESGRVYTDMLVRHYRLYRKRRVWLAPTSGERLEDALGGPTTLHAHSRDAAQQGFYKACKTAKTCKATGLETKYPYHRKRWRTTIWKRTGISRKGDHLLLARARGLAPVSLLAPSNLLSLPGSACLEVRLVWDRAARHYRWHLVIEDGLEPQPAPGSHTAAVDLGEIHPAALTDGQETVIITCRALRANQQYTAKRLSEIRAKQDRKKKGSRSWKRLQRRKRRFLAKQQRRARDMEHKASRGVVAWARERGVGTLVIGDVRDVADGKRLRALSQQKIGLWSHGRQRAYITYKAETAGITVTLCPEAYTSQTCPQCGHCTKPKGRVYRCPACGFVAHRDAVGAANILSQHYTGEPGHVLPPQEKYRHPFAGKRSRLDTADLAWGPPAA from the coding sequence ATGATGCGTACTGTACAGTGTGCCTGCACACTGCCCAGGGCAGAAGCCGACGCCCTGAACGCGGAAAGCGGGCGGGTCTACACGGACATGTTGGTCCGCCACTATCGCCTCTATCGCAAGAGGCGTGTCTGGCTGGCTCCTACGTCTGGCGAGCGCCTGGAAGACGCCCTGGGCGGGCCAACCACGCTGCACGCCCACAGTCGGGACGCGGCCCAACAGGGCTTCTACAAAGCTTGCAAAACGGCCAAGACGTGCAAGGCGACGGGATTGGAGACGAAGTACCCCTATCATCGGAAGCGTTGGCGCACCACGATCTGGAAACGCACCGGCATCAGCAGGAAAGGCGACCATCTGCTCTTGGCGCGGGCGCGGGGGCTGGCTCCGGTTTCCCTGCTGGCGCCGTCCAACCTGCTCTCCCTGCCTGGCTCTGCCTGTTTGGAAGTGCGGTTGGTGTGGGACCGCGCCGCCCGGCACTATAGGTGGCATCTGGTGATAGAAGACGGCTTGGAGCCGCAACCCGCCCCAGGCTCCCACACGGCAGCGGTAGACCTGGGCGAGATACACCCGGCAGCCCTCACTGATGGACAAGAGACGGTCATCATCACCTGTCGGGCGCTGCGAGCAAACCAGCAATACACGGCCAAAAGACTCTCCGAGATACGCGCCAAACAGGACCGCAAAAAGAAAGGCTCTCGTTCGTGGAAGCGACTGCAACGGCGCAAGCGGCGCTTTCTCGCCAAACAGCAGCGGCGGGCGCGAGACATGGAGCACAAGGCCAGTCGCGGCGTCGTCGCGTGGGCCAGGGAGCGCGGCGTGGGTACGCTCGTCATTGGCGATGTCAGGGACGTAGCGGATGGCAAACGCCTGCGCGCGTTGAGCCAGCAGAAGATCGGCCTGTGGTCGCATGGCCGCCAGCGCGCCTACATCACCTATAAGGCAGAGACAGCGGGCATCACCGTTACCCTCTGCCCAGAAGCCTACACCTCGCAGACCTGCCCGCAGTGTGGTCACTGCACCAAACCCAAGGGGCGCGTGTATCGTTGCCCGGCTTGTGGTTTTGTGGCCCATCGAGACGCGGTAGGGGCAGCCAACATTCTGAGTCAGCACTATACCGGCGAACCGGGGCATGTGCTGCCACCGCAAGAAAAGTATCGTCACCCGTTCGCGGGCAAGCGTAGCCGCCTGGACACGGCGGACCTGGCTTGGGGGCCACCTGCCGCGTAG
- the uvrB gene encoding excinuclease ABC subunit UvrB: MSDFQVVAPWQPTGDQPTAIDQLVEGLQRGDKYQTLLGATGTGKTFTIANAVAAVQRPTLVLAPNKTLAAQLYSEFKEFFPNNAVEYFVSYYDYYQPEAYIPRTDTYVEKESQLNEEIQKLRLSSTRSLFERRDVLIVASVSCIYGLGSPEEYGEVVLTLKQGELRRRDKILRHLAEIQYERNDTNFVRGKFRVRGDVLEIFPSYEDLAMRVEFFGDEIERMVEIDPLTGEILGQRQRLDIYPAKHWVTTQERLQRAIVNIELELDERLKELNDQGKLLEAARLRQRTNFDLEMLRETGICSGIENYSRHLAGRQAEEQPWTLLDYMPDDFLMVVDESHVSLPQVRGMYAGDRSRKEVLVEYGFRLPSALDNRPLRFGEYEQHLNQAIFVSATPGPYEYEHSQQVVEQIIRPTGVLDPVISVRPTEGQIDDLLAEIHQRVEKGQRVLVTTLTKKMAEDLADYMQELGIKVHYLHSEVETIERVDILRDLRLGVYDVVVGINLLREGLDLPEVSLVAILDADKEGFLRSEGSLIQTTGRAARHVEGQVIMYADVVTRSMQRAIDETNRRRKIQIEYNTRNQIVPVGIRKEVRALSDRLKVAESRAGYDANAPSLQTIPKEEALKLIKDLEGQMRRAARELEFERAAELRDQIVELRRYVLE, translated from the coding sequence ATGTCTGATTTTCAGGTGGTCGCCCCCTGGCAGCCGACTGGCGATCAACCCACCGCTATTGATCAGTTAGTGGAGGGCCTCCAGCGAGGCGATAAGTATCAGACCTTGCTTGGCGCTACCGGAACCGGAAAAACCTTTACCATTGCTAACGCAGTCGCGGCGGTGCAACGCCCCACGCTGGTGCTGGCCCCCAATAAAACGCTGGCGGCGCAGTTATACAGCGAGTTCAAAGAGTTCTTCCCCAATAACGCGGTGGAATACTTCGTCAGCTATTACGATTACTACCAGCCGGAAGCCTATATCCCGCGAACTGATACGTATGTGGAAAAGGAGAGCCAGCTTAACGAGGAGATTCAGAAGCTGCGCCTCTCCTCCACGCGCAGCCTGTTTGAGCGCCGCGATGTCTTGATCGTGGCTTCGGTCTCTTGTATCTATGGCCTGGGTTCGCCCGAAGAATACGGCGAGGTAGTGCTGACGCTGAAGCAGGGCGAGCTGCGCCGCCGCGATAAGATTCTGCGCCACCTGGCGGAGATTCAGTACGAGCGCAATGATACGAACTTTGTGCGCGGCAAGTTTCGCGTGCGCGGCGATGTGCTTGAAATCTTTCCATCCTATGAAGACCTGGCGATGCGCGTCGAGTTCTTTGGCGATGAGATTGAGCGCATGGTCGAGATTGACCCGCTGACCGGCGAAATCCTGGGACAGCGCCAGCGGCTCGACATCTATCCTGCCAAGCACTGGGTAACGACGCAAGAGCGCCTCCAGCGGGCGATTGTCAACATTGAGCTTGAGCTTGATGAGCGCCTGAAAGAACTGAACGATCAGGGCAAACTGCTGGAGGCGGCGCGCCTGCGCCAGCGCACGAACTTCGACCTGGAGATGCTGCGCGAGACGGGTATCTGCTCTGGCATTGAGAACTATTCGCGGCATCTGGCCGGACGCCAGGCGGAAGAGCAGCCCTGGACGCTGCTGGACTATATGCCGGATGATTTCCTGATGGTGGTTGACGAGTCGCATGTCTCGCTGCCGCAGGTGCGCGGCATGTATGCCGGTGATCGCTCGCGCAAAGAGGTGCTGGTGGAATATGGCTTTCGGCTGCCTTCGGCGCTGGATAACCGGCCCCTGCGCTTTGGTGAGTATGAGCAGCATCTGAACCAGGCCATCTTTGTCTCGGCGACGCCTGGCCCGTATGAATACGAGCATAGTCAGCAGGTGGTGGAGCAGATCATTCGCCCGACGGGCGTGCTTGATCCAGTGATTTCGGTGCGCCCAACGGAAGGGCAGATTGATGATTTGCTGGCCGAGATTCATCAACGTGTGGAGAAGGGCCAGCGGGTGCTGGTGACGACGCTGACGAAGAAGATGGCCGAAGACCTGGCCGATTATATGCAAGAGCTTGGCATCAAGGTTCACTATCTGCACTCGGAAGTTGAGACTATCGAGCGCGTGGATATTTTGCGTGACCTGCGCCTGGGGGTCTATGATGTGGTGGTGGGCATTAACCTGCTGCGTGAAGGGCTGGACCTGCCAGAAGTCTCGCTGGTGGCGATTCTGGATGCCGACAAAGAGGGCTTCTTGCGTTCGGAAGGCTCGTTGATTCAGACGACAGGCCGCGCAGCCCGGCACGTGGAGGGGCAGGTTATCATGTATGCTGATGTGGTGACGCGCTCGATGCAGCGAGCGATTGATGAGACCAACCGCCGCCGGAAGATTCAGATTGAGTATAATACTCGCAACCAGATTGTGCCTGTTGGCATCAGAAAAGAGGTTCGGGCGCTCTCTGATCGTCTGAAGGTGGCCGAATCCAGGGCAGGCTACGACGCGAATGCGCCGTCGCTTCAGACCATTCCAAAAGAAGAGGCGCTGAAGCTGATTAAAGACCTGGAAGGCCAGATGCGCCGCGCGGCTAGAGAACTTGAGTTTGAGCGCGCCGCCGAACTTCGTGACCAGATTGTCGAACTGCGCCGCTATGTGCTGGAGTGA
- a CDS encoding type II toxin-antitoxin system HicB family antitoxin has protein sequence MSAREKDKRPKKRAQEARLAEADAESTAVMADVSEDEAEPGEGIVGGISEASETPTPAEEVSAATYDVYLEETAEGVTLALILDLPGCYASGASRQEALEHLQKATVEYHAWLRCHDEYTPDVHSPFVFNVKEVFQIASEGDYEIHSFFAPDAEPASEEDIEWALTLLGWQREDLLDRVGALADEKLDWKPTNTPDSQSIREMLDHIAQAEVWYMGRLDETPPRIRVSALAGPTIDRLQRVRQAAILRVKSYPKELRGRVFTHRGEQWTLRKALRRAVWHERDHLNQIDEWVAAYPRSSGGG, from the coding sequence ATGAGCGCACGCGAGAAAGACAAGCGCCCGAAGAAGCGGGCGCAGGAAGCGCGCCTGGCAGAAGCAGATGCCGAAAGTACGGCTGTGATGGCCGACGTGTCGGAGGATGAGGCTGAGCCTGGGGAGGGCATCGTTGGCGGGATCAGTGAAGCCAGCGAGACGCCGACCCCGGCTGAGGAAGTCTCGGCTGCTACCTATGACGTCTATCTGGAAGAGACGGCTGAAGGCGTGACTCTGGCGCTGATCCTTGATTTGCCCGGCTGTTATGCCAGCGGCGCGAGCCGCCAGGAAGCGTTAGAGCATCTCCAGAAGGCCACCGTTGAGTATCATGCCTGGCTGCGTTGCCACGATGAGTATACACCCGATGTGCATAGCCCATTTGTCTTCAATGTCAAAGAAGTTTTTCAGATTGCCTCTGAGGGAGATTATGAGATTCACAGTTTCTTCGCGCCAGACGCCGAGCCAGCCAGCGAAGAGGACATCGAGTGGGCGCTGACTCTGCTGGGCTGGCAGCGTGAAGACCTGCTGGATCGGGTCGGCGCGCTTGCTGATGAAAAGCTCGATTGGAAGCCGACGAATACCCCCGATAGCCAGAGTATTCGTGAGATGCTCGATCATATCGCTCAGGCCGAGGTCTGGTATATGGGGCGTCTGGATGAGACGCCGCCGCGCATTCGTGTCAGCGCGCTGGCAGGGCCGACGATTGACCGGCTCCAGCGGGTACGTCAGGCAGCGATTCTGCGCGTGAAGAGCTATCCGAAAGAATTGCGGGGAAGAGTCTTTACCCATCGGGGCGAGCAGTGGACGCTGCGCAAGGCGCTGCGCCGCGCCGTCTGGCACGAGCGCGACCATCTCAATCAGATTGATGAGTGGGTCGCTGCATACCCACGCTCTTCAGGCGGGGGTTAG
- a CDS encoding transposase, which produces MPSRKTFKYRLSPTKQQEQTLLFYLRRCRDLYNAGLEQRRAYYQMRRASLSCYTQINELPDLKREYPAYRELPAHVLQDVLRRLDKAFAAFFRRIRNGETPGYPRFKSTSRYHSFTYPDKAGWKLQGDRLALAGVSDVKIRLHRELQGTIKTVTIRHDIDQWYVTFSCEAPEEAPLPLTESAAGLDLGVMRFATLSTGEHIENPRHYRKGLKHIKILSQIKDRRKKGSHRRKRAALALARAYRKVRNQRQNFHHQLSRRLVNAYGLLAMEDLSILHMTATPDPKPDPDHPGEYLPNGAAAKAGLNQSILDAGWGQFQQFCIVKAERAGRRVVLVDPKYTSQLCSGCGAIVQKGLDERWHSCQCGTELDRDHNAAINILFRGQEVAHDATAS; this is translated from the coding sequence ATGCCAAGTAGGAAGACCTTTAAGTACCGGCTCTCCCCGACGAAGCAGCAGGAACAGACGTTGCTCTTTTACCTGCGGCGCTGTCGTGACCTGTACAACGCGGGACTGGAACAGCGCCGCGCCTACTATCAGATGCGCCGCGCTTCGCTGTCTTGCTACACGCAAATCAACGAATTGCCCGATCTGAAGCGGGAGTACCCCGCCTATCGAGAACTGCCCGCGCACGTCTTGCAAGATGTGCTGCGCAGGTTGGACAAAGCCTTTGCCGCCTTCTTTCGACGCATCAGGAATGGAGAGACACCCGGCTATCCTCGTTTCAAGAGTACGAGCCGCTATCATAGTTTCACCTATCCTGACAAGGCGGGCTGGAAGTTACAAGGGGACCGCCTGGCGCTGGCGGGCGTAAGTGACGTGAAAATCAGGCTGCACCGGGAACTGCAAGGCACGATCAAGACCGTCACCATCCGGCACGACATCGACCAATGGTATGTCACCTTTTCCTGTGAGGCGCCAGAAGAAGCCCCTTTGCCGCTAACTGAGAGCGCCGCTGGTCTAGATTTGGGTGTCATGAGATTTGCTACCCTATCCACTGGCGAACATATTGAGAACCCCCGGCACTACCGCAAAGGGCTAAAGCACATCAAGATACTGAGCCAGATCAAGGACCGGCGCAAAAAGGGCAGCCATCGCCGGAAACGGGCGGCTCTTGCCCTGGCTAGAGCATATCGTAAGGTCCGTAACCAGCGGCAGAACTTCCACCATCAGCTTTCCCGCCGTCTGGTGAACGCATACGGACTGCTAGCGATGGAAGACTTGTCTATCCTGCACATGACCGCCACACCGGACCCCAAGCCCGACCCGGACCATCCGGGCGAGTATCTCCCCAATGGCGCGGCGGCCAAGGCAGGCTTGAACCAATCGATCTTAGATGCTGGCTGGGGCCAGTTCCAACAGTTCTGTATCGTCAAGGCTGAGAGGGCCGGGCGGCGCGTGGTGTTGGTAGACCCCAAGTATACCAGCCAGCTTTGCAGCGGTTGTGGGGCCATTGTGCAGAAAGGGCTAGATGAGCGCTGGCATTCCTGCCAGTGTGGCACAGAGCTAGACCGGGACCACAACGCCGCCATCAACATTCTGTTCCGGGGCCAGGAAGTGGCCCACGATGCTACGGCGTCGTAG
- a CDS encoding radical SAM protein — MRLLEVPVGPDVKHISPEQWKVTEPYPAYMQLYETGELEKRAEAAWELLRACTVCPQNCKVNRIAGKTGACHSGTEAIVGSWNVHRREEPPISGTRGAGTIFFGNCQARCTYCQNFWLSQYGRGHRVGPERLAEMMLYLQKKGCHNIDLVTPTHFVPQLLAALLVAIPRGFRLPFVYNCAGYEHLHVLRLLDGVIDIYMPDAKYADNTHALKTSKMHHYVDFNRASLKEMYRQVGPLQVNEEGIGVRGLLIRHLVMPNDIAGTSEVLRWIATELGPDVPVSLMDQYFPAWKAFDDPNLNRRLHWREYRAAVEALEEFGLDAGFVQEDLAAIDESSDL, encoded by the coding sequence ATGCGCTTGCTGGAAGTGCCGGTTGGGCCGGACGTGAAACATATCAGCCCTGAGCAGTGGAAGGTGACGGAGCCGTATCCGGCGTATATGCAGCTTTATGAGACCGGAGAACTGGAGAAACGCGCCGAGGCGGCCTGGGAGTTATTGCGCGCCTGTACCGTTTGCCCACAGAATTGTAAGGTCAATCGCATTGCAGGGAAGACGGGGGCCTGCCATTCCGGCACAGAGGCGATTGTTGGGTCGTGGAACGTGCATCGCCGCGAAGAGCCGCCGATCAGCGGGACGCGCGGCGCTGGCACGATCTTTTTTGGCAATTGCCAGGCGCGCTGCACCTATTGCCAGAATTTCTGGCTCAGCCAGTATGGCCGGGGGCATCGCGTTGGGCCGGAACGATTGGCCGAGATGATGCTCTATCTTCAGAAGAAGGGCTGCCATAATATCGATCTGGTGACGCCGACGCACTTCGTTCCCCAACTCCTGGCCGCGCTGTTGGTAGCGATTCCAAGAGGCTTTCGACTGCCCTTTGTCTATAACTGCGCGGGCTACGAGCATCTGCATGTCCTCAGATTGCTCGATGGCGTGATTGATATATATATGCCCGACGCCAAGTATGCTGATAACACCCATGCTCTGAAGACTTCGAAGATGCATCATTATGTGGACTTCAATCGCGCATCGCTCAAGGAGATGTATCGCCAGGTGGGGCCACTTCAGGTAAACGAAGAAGGGATTGGCGTGCGTGGACTGCTGATCCGCCATCTGGTCATGCCGAACGATATTGCGGGGACGAGCGAAGTGCTGCGCTGGATTGCTACCGAGCTTGGCCCCGACGTGCCGGTGAGTCTGATGGACCAATACTTTCCTGCCTGGAAGGCGTTTGACGACCCGAACCTTAACCGGCGGCTGCACTGGCGCGAGTATCGCGCCGCCGTAGAGGCGCTGGAGGAGTTTGGGTTGGACGCCGGATTTGTGCAAGAAGACCTGGCGGCGATTGATGAGAGCAGCGATCTGTAG